A region of Streptomyces cinnamoneus DNA encodes the following proteins:
- a CDS encoding sodium:solute symporter family protein, translated as MRCLAAGLRLPVNALDYTILALYFAVVLGIGVAARRSVRTSLDFFLSGRALPAWITGLAFVAANLGATEILGMAANGAQYGAATVHWYWIGAIPAMVFLGLVMMPFYYGSKVRSVPEFLLHRFGPSSHLLSSVIFAVSSVLIAGVNLYAMALVLQALLGWPQWVAIVVAGLFVLAYITLGGLSSAVYNEVLQFFVILAALIPLTVVGLKRVGGWGGLSDALAARHGDDFLTAWGGTGIGHPNPLGANWLTIALGLGFVMSFGYWTTNFAEVQRALSAKDLSAARRTPLIAAFPKMLIPLVVVLPGLIALVMEPALGAPGGDLSYNDAIPVLMADLLPNGVLGVAVTGLLAAFMAGMAANVSSFNAVFTGDIWAAYARPGRDDAYYLATGRAVTVVGVLAGMGTAFIASSFSNIMNYLQTLFSFFNVPLFVVFVIGMFWKRTTAAAGFWGLLSGTVAAMVNYFALYKRGVIGIPSDQGANFVSAIVAFAVGAVVMVVVSLLTKPRPVEELAGLVYGTRSPGADGPPAEGDDAWYRRPALLGWGALVLASVCYLPFSF; from the coding sequence ATGCGCTGTCTGGCCGCGGGCCTGCGGCTCCCCGTCAACGCGCTCGACTACACCATCCTCGCCCTCTACTTCGCCGTGGTCCTGGGCATCGGCGTGGCCGCCCGCCGGTCGGTCCGCACGAGCCTGGACTTCTTCCTCTCGGGCCGCGCCCTGCCCGCCTGGATCACCGGCCTGGCGTTCGTCGCCGCGAACCTGGGCGCCACCGAGATCCTGGGCATGGCCGCCAACGGTGCCCAGTACGGCGCCGCCACGGTGCACTGGTACTGGATCGGCGCGATACCGGCCATGGTCTTCCTGGGGCTGGTGATGATGCCCTTCTACTACGGGTCGAAGGTCCGGTCCGTGCCCGAGTTCCTGCTGCACCGCTTCGGGCCGTCCTCGCACCTGCTCTCCTCGGTGATCTTCGCGGTGTCGTCCGTCCTCATCGCGGGCGTCAACCTCTACGCGATGGCGCTCGTGCTGCAGGCCCTGCTGGGCTGGCCGCAGTGGGTGGCGATCGTCGTCGCGGGCCTTTTCGTCCTCGCCTACATCACGCTCGGCGGCCTCTCCTCGGCCGTCTACAACGAGGTGCTGCAGTTCTTCGTGATCCTGGCGGCGCTCATCCCCCTCACCGTCGTCGGGCTGAAGCGCGTCGGCGGCTGGGGCGGGCTGAGCGACGCCCTGGCCGCGCGGCACGGCGACGACTTCCTCACCGCCTGGGGCGGCACCGGCATCGGCCACCCCAACCCGCTGGGCGCCAACTGGCTGACCATCGCGCTCGGCCTCGGCTTCGTCATGAGCTTCGGCTACTGGACCACCAACTTCGCCGAGGTGCAGCGCGCGCTGTCCGCGAAGGACCTGAGCGCGGCGCGGCGCACACCCCTGATCGCGGCCTTCCCCAAGATGCTCATCCCGCTCGTGGTCGTCCTGCCCGGGCTGATCGCCCTGGTCATGGAGCCGGCGCTGGGCGCGCCCGGCGGGGACCTGAGCTACAACGACGCCATCCCCGTGCTGATGGCGGACCTGCTGCCCAACGGGGTGCTGGGCGTCGCGGTCACGGGCCTGCTCGCGGCGTTCATGGCGGGCATGGCGGCGAACGTCTCGTCCTTCAACGCGGTGTTCACCGGCGACATCTGGGCGGCGTACGCGCGGCCCGGCCGCGACGACGCGTACTACCTGGCCACGGGCCGGGCGGTCACGGTGGTGGGCGTGCTGGCGGGGATGGGCACGGCCTTCATCGCCTCGTCCTTCTCCAACATCATGAACTACCTCCAGACGCTGTTCTCGTTCTTCAACGTGCCGCTGTTCGTGGTGTTCGTCATCGGCATGTTCTGGAAGCGGACGACGGCCGCGGCGGGCTTCTGGGGACTGCTGTCGGGCACGGTCGCGGCGATGGTCAACTACTTCGCGCTGTACAAGCGGGGCGTCATCGGCATCCCCTCCGACCAGGGCGCCAACTTCGTGTCCGCGATCGTGGCGTTCGCCGTGGGGGCGGTGGTGATGGTCGTGGTCAGCCTCCTGACGAAGCCGCGGCCCGTGGAGGAGCTGGCGGGGCTGGTCTACGGCACCCGGTCGCCGGGGGCGGACGGGCCGCCGGCCGAGGGCGACGACGCGTGGTACCGCAGGCCCGCCCTCCTGGGCTGGGGGGCGCTGGTCCTGGCCTCCGTGTGCTATCTGCCGTTCTCGTTCTGA
- a CDS encoding response regulator transcription factor gives MGVRLMVVDDHRLLAEALASALKLRGHRVLAAAAPSAGAAELVISRAPEVCLLGTAAPAEPGAFDPVVRIKRERPQVAVVVLGPVPSPLGIAAAFAAGASGYVRHNERIEGVERAMMKARAGEAAVDPQLLQGSFAELLNPAAQPDDEGARLLQLLTPREVEVLVRVAEGEDTRLIAAGMGIAPSTARTHVQRVLMKLGVGSRLEAAALAARTGLLDRATGATAARPAVGPQAGPAGAVPGGG, from the coding sequence ATGGGCGTACGGCTCATGGTGGTCGACGACCACCGTCTGCTGGCCGAGGCCCTCGCCTCGGCGCTGAAACTGCGGGGCCACCGCGTGCTGGCCGCCGCGGCGCCCAGCGCGGGGGCGGCGGAGCTGGTGATCAGCCGCGCGCCCGAGGTGTGCCTCCTGGGCACCGCCGCCCCGGCCGAGCCCGGGGCCTTCGACCCCGTCGTGCGGATCAAGCGGGAGCGCCCGCAGGTCGCCGTCGTGGTGCTCGGCCCCGTGCCCAGCCCGCTCGGCATCGCGGCCGCCTTCGCCGCCGGCGCCTCCGGCTACGTCCGCCACAACGAACGCATCGAGGGCGTCGAGCGCGCCATGATGAAGGCGCGGGCGGGCGAGGCCGCGGTGGACCCCCAGCTGCTCCAGGGGTCCTTCGCGGAGCTGCTCAACCCCGCCGCCCAGCCCGACGACGAGGGCGCCCGGCTGCTCCAGCTGCTCACCCCCCGCGAGGTCGAGGTGCTGGTCCGGGTCGCCGAGGGCGAGGACACCCGCCTCATCGCGGCGGGCATGGGGATAGCGCCCAGCACGGCCCGCACCCACGTCCAGCGCGTCCTGATGAAGCTCGGTGTGGGCTCCCGGCTGGAGGCCGCCGCCCTCGCCGCCCGGACGGGCCTGCTCGACCGCGCCACGGGGGCTACGGCCGCCCGCCCGGCCGTGGGTCCGCAGGCGGGTCCGGCCGGGGCGGTGCCGGGCGGAGGGTGA
- a CDS encoding PQQ-binding-like beta-propeller repeat protein produces the protein MSQPPKPPQPPQGPPVPPGGGFGAPQDPPPGFGAPPPAAPPQAPTPTQVSPAVQPGYGYPQTPPPPGAAPQTPPPPAGPPQTPPPPPGAPAAPAGYGYPAQPPAPDMATQAFGAATPPPAPGPYGAYPPPQYPGGPYPGAPTPGGPGGGAAKKRMAVIVSAAVALVLVVGGGVWFATKGGDDKKSEAKNSSGTGAKGGAQGGGGEVKAPQTIDAKLLFSVDQPKVDDLITVKGQWATDQVYAKADVYKVVGYGLSGGQKWEIPLDGEICWSSKQTTSDGKTAVLVKAGKPDAEHKYGGPCSQVVALDLNSGKKLWQKTAKAGDQDIRFDEVTVGGGTVAAGGTSGGAAWSLADGKELWKPKPGDDCRDDGYGGGGKLVAVRRCGDYSRPQMQVQTVNPATGAIQSAYKVPPGLNYVHVASTDPLVIAVDAGDSTGSAASDFLVIDDSAKEGKLRSKISTENGKFTPKCPSTEVEGCFKLAISKDTLYLPSEEHQSGNAQQVGRVNEIVGFDLATGQSKGKADGMAGSELVPLGLDKDGYPIGYQEPTYKAGGQVVRVDPKTFKTDVLMRNPAATAESERRISPTIHQGLWAQNRLFLSANYANKPSSFSLGKEYLAMAFGGS, from the coding sequence ATGTCGCAGCCGCCCAAGCCACCCCAGCCACCGCAGGGACCCCCGGTCCCGCCGGGCGGAGGCTTCGGCGCGCCACAGGACCCGCCCCCCGGATTCGGCGCGCCGCCGCCCGCCGCGCCCCCGCAGGCGCCGACGCCGACCCAGGTGAGCCCCGCGGTCCAGCCCGGCTACGGCTACCCGCAGACCCCGCCCCCGCCGGGCGCCGCGCCCCAGACCCCGCCCCCGCCGGCGGGGCCCCCGCAGACCCCGCCGCCCCCGCCGGGCGCCCCCGCGGCCCCGGCCGGCTACGGCTACCCCGCGCAGCCCCCGGCCCCCGACATGGCCACCCAGGCCTTCGGCGCCGCGACCCCGCCGCCCGCCCCCGGTCCGTACGGCGCCTACCCGCCGCCGCAGTACCCCGGCGGTCCGTACCCCGGCGCGCCGACGCCGGGCGGGCCCGGTGGCGGCGCCGCCAAGAAGCGCATGGCGGTCATCGTCAGCGCCGCGGTCGCGCTGGTGCTGGTCGTGGGCGGCGGCGTCTGGTTCGCCACCAAGGGCGGCGACGACAAGAAGTCCGAGGCCAAGAACAGCTCCGGCACCGGCGCCAAGGGCGGTGCCCAGGGGGGTGGCGGCGAGGTGAAGGCCCCCCAGACCATCGACGCCAAGCTGCTGTTCAGCGTCGACCAGCCCAAGGTCGACGACCTCATCACCGTCAAGGGCCAGTGGGCCACCGACCAGGTCTACGCCAAGGCCGACGTCTACAAGGTCGTCGGGTACGGCCTGTCCGGCGGCCAGAAGTGGGAGATCCCGCTCGACGGCGAGATCTGCTGGTCGTCCAAGCAGACCACCTCCGACGGCAAGACGGCCGTGCTCGTCAAGGCGGGCAAGCCCGACGCCGAGCACAAGTACGGCGGCCCCTGCAGCCAGGTCGTGGCCCTCGACCTGAACAGCGGCAAGAAGCTCTGGCAGAAGACCGCCAAGGCCGGCGACCAGGACATCCGCTTCGACGAGGTCACCGTCGGCGGCGGCACCGTCGCCGCGGGCGGCACCAGCGGCGGCGCCGCGTGGTCGCTGGCCGACGGCAAGGAGCTGTGGAAGCCCAAGCCCGGCGACGACTGCCGCGACGACGGCTACGGCGGTGGCGGCAAGCTCGTCGCCGTGCGCCGCTGCGGCGACTACTCCCGCCCGCAGATGCAGGTGCAGACGGTCAACCCCGCGACGGGCGCGATCCAGTCGGCCTACAAGGTCCCGCCCGGCCTCAACTACGTCCACGTCGCCTCCACCGACCCGCTGGTCATCGCGGTCGACGCGGGCGACTCCACCGGCAGCGCCGCCTCCGACTTCCTGGTGATCGACGACAGCGCCAAGGAGGGCAAGCTGCGCAGCAAGATCTCCACGGAGAACGGCAAGTTCACGCCGAAGTGCCCCTCCACCGAGGTCGAGGGCTGCTTCAAGCTGGCCATCAGCAAGGACACCCTCTACCTGCCCTCCGAGGAGCACCAGAGCGGCAACGCCCAGCAGGTCGGCCGGGTCAACGAGATCGTCGGCTTCGACCTGGCCACCGGCCAGTCCAAGGGCAAGGCCGACGGGATGGCCGGCTCCGAGCTCGTGCCGCTGGGCCTGGACAAGGACGGCTACCCGATCGGCTACCAGGAGCCCACCTACAAGGCGGGCGGCCAGGTGGTCCGGGTCGACCCCAAGACGTTCAAGACCGACGTGCTGATGCGGAATCCGGCCGCCACGGCCGAGAGCGAGCGCAGGATCAGCCCGACCATCCACCAGGGCCTGTGGGCCCAGAACCGGCTCTTCCTGAGCGCCAACTACGCCAACAAGCCCAGCTCGTTCAGCCTGGGCAAGGAGTACCTGGCGATGGCCTTCGGCGGTAGCTGA
- a CDS encoding ABC-F family ATP-binding cassette domain-containing protein, with protein MAANLVNLEAVEKVYGTRALLDGISLGVNEGDRIGVVGRNGDGKTTLIRILAKLEDADKGRVTHAGHVRLGVLTQHDSLDPAATVRHEVIGDMADHEWAGDAKVRDVLTGLFGGLDLPAFPQGLDTVIGPLSGGERRRIALAKLLIAEQDLIVLDEPTNHLDVEGISWLAGHLRARRSALVCVTHDRWFLDQVCTRMWDVQRGAVHEYEGGYSDYVFARAERERIAASEETKRQNLMRKELAWLRRGAPARTSKPRFRIEAANELIADVPPPRDSAELMKFASSRLGRTVFDLENVTVQAGPKVLIEHLTWQLGPGDRVGLVGVNGAGKTSLLRTLAEAARTAGEKQPASGKVVVGKTVKLAYLSQEVAELDPAKRVLEAVQQVRDRVDLGKGREMTAGQLCEKFGFTKEKQWTPVGDLSGGERRRLQILRLLMDEPNVLFLDEPTNDLDIETLTQLEDLLDGWPGSMVVISHDRYFVERTTDRVFALLGDRFLRMLPRGLDEYLERRQKVMEAEAAAAPVAPAAAAKTKTAADARAAKKELQKIERRLDRISEQEAKLHERIAGQATDFEAVAKLDAELRELAGERDELELRWLELAEDD; from the coding sequence ATGGCTGCCAACCTGGTCAACCTGGAGGCCGTCGAGAAGGTGTACGGCACCCGTGCACTGCTCGACGGCATCTCCCTCGGCGTGAACGAGGGCGACCGGATCGGCGTCGTCGGCCGCAACGGTGACGGCAAGACCACGCTCATCCGCATCCTCGCCAAGCTGGAGGACGCCGACAAGGGCCGCGTCACCCACGCCGGCCACGTGCGGCTCGGCGTCCTCACCCAACACGACTCCCTCGACCCGGCCGCCACCGTGCGGCACGAGGTCATCGGCGACATGGCCGACCACGAGTGGGCCGGCGACGCCAAGGTCCGCGACGTGCTGACGGGCCTGTTCGGCGGCCTCGACCTGCCGGCCTTCCCGCAGGGCCTGGACACCGTCATCGGCCCGCTCTCCGGCGGTGAGCGCCGTCGCATCGCGCTCGCCAAGCTGCTGATCGCCGAGCAGGACCTGATCGTCCTCGACGAGCCCACCAACCACCTCGACGTGGAGGGCATCTCCTGGCTGGCCGGCCACCTGCGGGCACGCCGCTCGGCGCTGGTGTGCGTCACCCACGACCGGTGGTTCCTCGACCAGGTCTGCACCCGCATGTGGGACGTCCAGCGCGGCGCGGTGCACGAGTACGAGGGCGGCTACAGCGACTACGTCTTCGCGCGGGCCGAGCGGGAACGCATCGCCGCCTCCGAGGAGACCAAGCGGCAGAACCTGATGCGCAAGGAGCTGGCCTGGCTGCGCCGCGGCGCCCCCGCCCGCACCAGCAAGCCGCGCTTCCGCATCGAGGCCGCCAACGAGCTGATCGCGGACGTGCCGCCGCCGCGCGACAGCGCCGAGCTGATGAAGTTCGCGAGCTCCCGGCTCGGCAGGACCGTCTTCGACCTGGAGAACGTGACCGTCCAGGCCGGCCCCAAGGTGCTGATCGAGCACCTGACCTGGCAGCTGGGCCCCGGCGACCGCGTCGGCCTCGTCGGCGTCAACGGCGCGGGCAAGACCTCGCTGCTGCGCACGCTCGCCGAGGCGGCCCGCACGGCGGGGGAGAAGCAGCCCGCCTCCGGGAAGGTCGTGGTCGGCAAGACCGTCAAGCTGGCCTACCTCTCGCAGGAGGTCGCCGAACTCGATCCGGCCAAGCGCGTCCTGGAGGCCGTCCAGCAGGTGCGCGACCGCGTGGACCTCGGCAAGGGCCGGGAGATGACGGCGGGGCAGCTGTGCGAGAAGTTCGGCTTCACCAAGGAGAAGCAGTGGACGCCCGTCGGCGACCTCTCCGGCGGTGAGCGGCGCCGGCTGCAGATCCTGCGGCTGCTGATGGACGAGCCGAACGTCCTGTTCCTGGACGAGCCGACGAACGACCTCGACATCGAGACGCTCACGCAGCTGGAGGACCTCCTCGACGGCTGGCCCGGCTCGATGGTCGTCATCAGCCACGACCGCTACTTCGTCGAGCGCACCACGGACCGGGTGTTCGCGCTGCTCGGCGACCGCTTCCTGCGGATGCTGCCGCGCGGCCTGGACGAGTACCTGGAGCGCCGGCAGAAGGTGATGGAGGCCGAGGCCGCCGCCGCACCCGTCGCCCCCGCCGCCGCCGCGAAGACGAAGACGGCGGCGGACGCCCGCGCCGCGAAGAAGGAGTTGCAGAAGATCGAGCGCCGGCTCGACCGCATCAGCGAGCAGGAGGCGAAGCTCCACGAGCGCATCGCCGGGCAGGCCACCGACTTCGAGGCCGTGGCCAAGCTGGACGCCGAGCTGCGCGAACTGGCCGGCGAGCGCGACGAGCTGGAGCTGCGCTGGCTCGAACTGGCCGAGGACGACTGA
- a CDS encoding FtsX-like permease family protein, giving the protein MTGRLALRSLRHRMGGFLATFVALFIGATVVMACGGLMETGIRNNVPPQRLAGAQLIVTGDRTFVRPGDKHKEVVLPERVELPAALTDKVRAVPGVRTAVGERSFDAALTDRGGKAVGHAWDSAALTPYALDTGGGAPAGAGEVVLDAQLARRAGAGVGDTVRIAAHGGSAAYRVSGVARPTAGRDVPQPALFFSAAEARRLSAREDTVADIAVVLAPGADRGAVREGVAAALAGHRVSLLTGDDRGTVEHPETLAGGEDLVALSGVFGGLAVSIAIFVVAGTVGLCAQQRRRELALLRAIGASAGQLRRMLLGETLIVAVLAGAAAWPAGPVLGRWLFGRLTGSGLTADTVEFSQGWIPAMPAYGSMLLTAVLGGLLGTSAAVRARPVEALCEAAVPRRGLHPVRIVLGLLFLAGATALALVSLLVLRGPVAASTAGPTVMCCATGFALLGPWFATPVTALLHWPVRLLTGPAGRLAALNCRATAARTAAVATPVMLATAVTTGMLYLQTSVAAATERAFTEDLRADAVLTSVTGGVSPSLADAVRRLPGVAGASASVTGSAYTERPHDGDEAKRGLPLTGVDADGARQTLATRVTAGSLTALQGDTLALPEHVAHRMHRGVGDTVRLRLGDGTAVDVRVVALTTGREGFESALTSVGMLAPHTTAGLPDRILVRAAAGTGRDRLLRELAAFVERHPGVKVTDRDALTAQHARNTRTQAWANYLIVGVLVAYTALSVVNSTAVSVGNRRRDFALQRLTGATRAQVLRMMTVEGTLVALVGLVLGTAAAATTLVPFNLAVADTPLPSGPPSIYAAVAGGAWALTLAATLVPTWAVLRTRPVEAARA; this is encoded by the coding sequence ATGACGGGCAGGCTCGCGCTGCGCTCGCTGCGCCACCGCATGGGCGGATTCCTCGCCACCTTCGTCGCGCTCTTCATCGGCGCCACCGTCGTCATGGCCTGCGGCGGCCTCATGGAGACCGGCATCCGCAACAACGTGCCGCCCCAGCGGCTGGCCGGCGCCCAACTGATCGTCACCGGCGACCGGACCTTCGTGCGCCCCGGCGACAAGCACAAGGAGGTCGTGCTCCCCGAGCGCGTCGAGCTCCCCGCCGCCCTGACCGACAAGGTCCGCGCCGTGCCCGGCGTGCGGACGGCCGTCGGCGAACGGTCCTTCGACGCGGCCCTCACCGACCGGGGAGGCAAGGCCGTCGGCCACGCCTGGGACTCCGCGGCGCTCACCCCGTACGCCCTCGACACCGGCGGAGGCGCCCCCGCGGGGGCCGGCGAGGTCGTCCTCGACGCGCAGCTCGCCCGCCGCGCCGGCGCGGGCGTCGGCGACACGGTGCGGATCGCCGCCCACGGCGGCTCGGCCGCCTACCGCGTCAGCGGCGTCGCCCGGCCCACCGCGGGACGCGACGTGCCGCAGCCGGCCCTGTTCTTCTCCGCGGCCGAGGCCCGGCGGCTGTCCGCCCGCGAGGACACCGTCGCCGACATCGCCGTCGTCCTCGCGCCCGGCGCCGACCGCGGCGCCGTCCGCGAGGGCGTCGCCGCGGCCCTCGCGGGGCACCGCGTGTCCCTCCTGACCGGCGACGACCGTGGCACCGTCGAGCACCCCGAGACCCTCGCCGGCGGCGAGGACCTGGTGGCGCTCTCCGGGGTCTTCGGCGGCCTGGCCGTCAGCATCGCGATCTTCGTGGTCGCCGGCACCGTCGGGCTCTGCGCCCAGCAGCGCCGGCGCGAACTGGCCCTGCTGCGCGCCATCGGCGCCAGCGCGGGCCAGCTGCGCCGGATGCTGCTCGGCGAGACGCTGATCGTCGCCGTCCTCGCCGGCGCGGCCGCCTGGCCCGCCGGGCCGGTGCTCGGCCGCTGGCTGTTCGGACGGCTCACCGGCTCCGGCCTGACCGCCGACACCGTCGAGTTCAGCCAGGGCTGGATCCCGGCCATGCCGGCGTACGGCTCGATGCTGCTGACCGCCGTGCTCGGCGGCCTCCTCGGCACCTCCGCGGCCGTACGGGCCAGACCGGTCGAGGCGCTCTGCGAGGCGGCCGTCCCCCGGCGCGGCCTCCACCCCGTCCGTATCGTCCTCGGCCTGCTCTTCCTCGCCGGCGCCACCGCCCTCGCCCTGGTCAGCCTGCTGGTCCTGCGCGGCCCCGTCGCGGCGAGCACGGCCGGTCCGACCGTGATGTGCTGCGCCACCGGCTTCGCGCTGCTGGGCCCCTGGTTCGCCACGCCCGTGACCGCGCTGCTGCACTGGCCCGTACGCCTGCTGACCGGCCCCGCCGGCCGGCTCGCCGCCCTCAACTGCCGTGCCACCGCCGCCAGGACGGCCGCCGTCGCCACCCCCGTGATGCTCGCGACCGCCGTCACCACCGGCATGCTCTACCTCCAGACCAGCGTGGCCGCCGCCACCGAGCGCGCGTTCACCGAGGACCTGCGCGCCGACGCCGTGCTCACCTCGGTCACCGGCGGAGTGAGCCCCTCACTGGCGGACGCCGTGCGCCGGCTGCCCGGCGTCGCCGGCGCGAGCGCCTCCGTCACCGGCAGCGCCTACACCGAGCGGCCGCACGACGGCGACGAGGCCAAGCGCGGCCTGCCCCTGACGGGCGTCGACGCGGACGGCGCCCGGCAGACCCTCGCCACCCGGGTGACCGCCGGCAGCCTCACCGCCCTCCAGGGCGACACCCTCGCCCTGCCCGAGCACGTCGCGCACCGGATGCACCGGGGCGTCGGCGACACCGTCCGCCTGCGCCTGGGCGACGGCACCGCCGTGGACGTCCGCGTCGTGGCCCTGACCACCGGGCGCGAAGGCTTCGAATCGGCGCTGACCAGCGTCGGCATGCTCGCCCCGCACACCACCGCGGGCCTGCCCGACCGGATCCTGGTCCGCGCCGCGGCCGGCACCGGCCGGGACCGGCTGCTGCGGGAACTCGCCGCCTTCGTCGAGCGGCACCCCGGAGTGAAGGTCACCGACCGCGACGCCCTGACCGCGCAGCACGCCCGGAACACCCGCACCCAGGCCTGGGCGAACTACCTCATCGTCGGCGTGCTCGTCGCCTACACCGCGCTGTCCGTCGTCAACTCCACGGCCGTCTCGGTCGGCAACCGCCGCCGGGACTTCGCCCTCCAGCGGCTCACCGGCGCCACCCGCGCCCAGGTGCTGCGCATGATGACCGTGGAGGGCACGCTGGTCGCCCTCGTCGGCCTGGTCCTCGGCACGGCCGCGGCGGCCACCACGCTCGTGCCGTTCAACCTGGCCGTGGCGGACACCCCGCTGCCCAGCGGGCCGCCGTCGATCTACGCGGCCGTGGCCGGCGGCGCCTGGGCGCTGACCCTCGCCGCCACCCTGGTCCCCACCTGGGCGGTCCTGCGGACCCGCCCTGTGGAGGCGGCCCGGGCCTAG
- a CDS encoding acyltransferase family protein: MPSKTRAHDLAAATPSTRDRYVDLLRVASLATVVLGHWLMSAVTTDAHGRTKVGNLLAVEPSLQAVTWVLQVMPVFFFVGGFSHALSYRSLTRRSQGPAYAAFLRARLQRLLRPTMVFIAVWGTGALAAQLLGGGGALADTAARLVAQPLWFIGIYLAMVAFTPPLLRLHERYGWGAFAALVAAAVAVDVLRFAADVPFVAFLNFAFVWLAVHQLGFLRADGRLRLPALLALGGLAAAVALVALGPYPLSMVGMPGEKISNMSPPTAALLCHGMWLVGAVETLRGPGARLVARQRVWRAVIVANGVAMTAFLWHLTAMLGVYGVLLALDVPPPAPAGAAWWAQAPLRIAAAAAVTAVLVAVFRRVERPSAAVAAATARRASGPLAALGVTLALFGVLGLSTVGFGGLLQGHTAVLVAVRVTAPAAVLTAAAGWLLVEAAAPRRGRAG; this comes from the coding sequence ATGCCTTCGAAGACCCGGGCGCACGACCTCGCCGCGGCGACGCCCTCCACCCGTGACCGCTACGTCGACCTCCTGCGCGTCGCCTCCCTCGCCACCGTCGTGCTCGGACACTGGCTGATGTCCGCCGTCACCACCGACGCGCACGGCCGGACGAAGGTCGGCAACCTCCTCGCCGTCGAACCGTCGCTCCAGGCCGTCACCTGGGTCCTCCAGGTCATGCCCGTCTTCTTCTTCGTCGGCGGCTTCTCCCACGCCCTCTCCTACCGCTCCCTCACCCGCCGCTCCCAAGGCCCCGCCTACGCCGCCTTCCTGCGCGCCCGGCTGCAACGGCTGCTGCGGCCCACCATGGTGTTCATCGCCGTCTGGGGCACCGGCGCGCTCGCCGCGCAACTCCTCGGCGGCGGGGGCGCCCTGGCGGACACCGCCGCCCGGCTCGTCGCCCAGCCCCTGTGGTTCATCGGCATCTACCTGGCGATGGTCGCCTTCACCCCGCCGCTGCTGCGCCTGCACGAGCGGTACGGCTGGGGCGCCTTCGCCGCCCTCGTCGCGGCGGCGGTCGCCGTGGACGTCCTGCGGTTCGCGGCCGACGTGCCCTTCGTCGCGTTCCTCAACTTCGCCTTCGTCTGGCTGGCCGTCCACCAGCTGGGCTTCCTGCGGGCCGACGGGCGGCTGCGCCTGCCGGCCCTGCTCGCCCTCGGCGGGCTCGCGGCGGCCGTCGCGCTCGTGGCCCTCGGCCCGTACCCCCTGTCGATGGTCGGCATGCCCGGCGAGAAGATCAGCAACATGTCGCCGCCCACGGCCGCCCTGCTCTGCCACGGCATGTGGCTGGTCGGTGCCGTCGAGACGCTGCGCGGCCCGGGAGCCCGGCTCGTGGCGCGGCAGCGCGTGTGGCGCGCGGTGATCGTCGCGAACGGCGTCGCGATGACCGCGTTCCTGTGGCACCTCACCGCGATGCTCGGCGTCTACGGGGTCCTGCTCGCCCTCGACGTGCCGCCGCCCGCGCCGGCGGGCGCCGCCTGGTGGGCCCAGGCACCCCTGCGGATCGCGGCCGCCGCCGCGGTCACGGCGGTGCTGGTGGCGGTCTTCCGCCGGGTGGAGCGGCCCTCCGCCGCGGTGGCCGCCGCCACGGCCCGCCGCGCCTCCGGCCCGCTGGCCGCCCTCGGCGTCACCCTCGCCCTCTTCGGCGTGCTGGGCCTGTCCACGGTCGGCTTCGGCGGCCTCCTCCAGGGCCACACGGCGGTCCTCGTCGCGGTGCGCGTCACCGCCCCCGCCGCCGTCCTGACGGCCGCCGCCGGCTGGCTCCTCGTGGAGGCGGCGGCGCCCCGCCGCGGCCGCGCGGGGTAG